DNA from Ignavibacteria bacterium:
GAACCAAAAGGCGCACGGTGAATAATTATCGGTCTATGCTTTTGCCCATCAGCACCGGTATAAGTTAAATCGAATCTTTCGGGCATGACATAATCTATCTGCACAGTTCCTAATTGCCACTCACGACCGATTGCATCTTTTACAATGAAGTCAAGCTTAGGTCCGTAAAAACTTGCTTCACCGATTCCGATATAATAATCTATACCCATTTTATCTGCGGCTGCTTTCACATCAGCTTCAGCTTTCACCCACATCTCATCATCACCTCCGTACTTTGATTTATTATCAAGGTCACGGAAAGACAATCGGGTTTTAAAATCTTTGAAGCCTAAAGTTTGAAAAACATATTGGGTAAGTTCAATCACATCACAAGTTTCTTCAAGCAATTGTTCCTGAGTGCAATATATATGAGAGTCATCCTGAGTAAATCCGCGAACACGAATAAGCCCGTTCAATTCACCTGACTGTTCATACCGATACACGGTTCCTGATTCAGCAAACTTAACGGGAAGGTCCCTGTAACTTCTCGGCTTTGATAAATAAATTAAATGATGATGCGGACAGTTCATCGGTTTCAAAAGATACTCTTCTTCTTTTCCGGTTTCATCAGCAAACTTAAGCGGAGGATACTGCGAATCTTTGTAATAAGGATAGTGTCCCGATTGTTTATACAAATCTATCTTTGCAATATGCGGAGTAACAACCGGCTGATATCCGCGTTTCAATTGTTCTTCTTTCAAAAAATTTTCAAGCTCGGTTCTTATTATAGTTCCATTTGGAAGCCATATAGGTAATCCACCTCCGACCTTCGGAGAAATCATAAACAGCTCAAGGTCATGACCGATTTTTCTGTTGTCACGCTTTTTAGCTTCTTCGAGAAAATTAACATATTCATCCAATTCTTTCTGTTTTGGAAAGGAAATGCCATAAATTCTCTGCAATTGTTGTCGATTTTCATCTCCGCGCCAGTATGAACCGGATACCGACAATAGTTTTATTGC
Protein-coding regions in this window:
- the thrS gene encoding threonine--tRNA ligase is translated as MEDKIKITFPDGNVKEFPKGVSANDIAMSISKRLAEEILAAEVNGKMKDVNASINEDATITLHKFDSEKGKEVYWHTTSHMMAQAIEELFPGAMFGVGPPIEHGFYYDIDSKVRFGDKELAQIENKMKEIAKRGLKPVRKELPRKEAIEFFKSKRKDPYKVEILETIAKDEDVVSLYEQGEFTDLCRGPHLPSTDKVKAIKLLSVSGSYWRGDENRQQLQRIYGISFPKQKELDEYVNFLEEAKKRDNRKIGHDLELFMISPKVGGGLPIWLPNGTIIRTELENFLKEEQLKRGYQPVVTPHIAKIDLYKQSGHYPYYKDSQYPPLKFADETGKEEEYLLKPMNCPHHHLIYLSKPRSYRDLPVKFAESGTVYRYEQSGELNGLIRVRGFTQDDSHIYCTQEQLLEETCDVIELTQYVFQTLGFKDFKTRLSFRDLDNKSKYGGDDEMWVKAEADVKAAADKMGIDYYIGIGEASFYGPKLDFIVKDAIGREWQLGTVQIDYVMPERFDLTYTGADGQKHRPIIIHRAPFGSFERFTGMLIENYAGEFPLWLCPVQVAILPITDAVKEYAKKIETELKSNKIRCLLDDRNEKIGYKIREAETKKIPYMLVVGEKERENKEVSIREHKKGDTGKSGLKEFIEKVKLQINQKL